The genomic region TAGAGGAATTGGCACATGTGTTAGGTGATAGCATAAGTAAGGTTAGTGATGAGCTTGTGAGTTTAGATAGAGACAAGGAAGTGGAAAGGAGAAACTTCCACATAAGAGTCAACAATATGGATGTTGGGTTCTATTACGACCTTTTCAGGCCCAATGGACTAAGGAACGGGCTAATTAGAATAATTCCCTATCTGAAGAACAAGGGTTTGGAACATTAATACCTTGTAAAGGTCTAGCTGTTAGGTTAACATGATGGCGTCAGATATAAAGGTGGTCTAACTTCGTGAGACGAGTAGCTGATCTGTTTGAAGTCTAGAGCTATCCTGATGTAAATGACCGTCCTAAGATCTCACTTGTCAGTATTAGGATAAAATATCCTCATGATACCAGCTTTCCCCTAACAAAATCCATGCCTATCTTAACTGGAATCTCTAATGGCATGGGTTTAACCTTATCATCTCTTGCATTTTCATCGCATAGCTTTCTAGCAGGAAGATACCGAGTCCCGTTACTTAGGGAGTAGCTGATCTTCTGCATAAGTGAGAGAGGTTGTCAGTCTTATTGCTTTAATTTGCCTTGTTTAGGTCGTTAAACTCCCTTCTATCCTCTTTAAGTCTTCTCAACAAGTAATTATTGGCGTTAGAGACATCACCTAGCCCAGGTTGAAAATACCAAGTTCATGGTCTCATAGTTAATAATCTTCTATTCCAACTGGTACTTATGTATGTGGATCCCCACCTATGTATTGCCTGTAGGGGAGCCAAGTACCTTTGCGGTCTCAGTTATTGTCCTGTCCTAGTTAAGAACCTCTCCATGAAGGTAAAGGTGGGGAAGTTTGTCGAGGGAGATTCTCCTCCCTCCGTCTTCGTGGGAAGGTTTGGTTATCCCAAGATTACCGTATATCCTTCGACTCCCCCAGAGTTTGGAGACACTTCCATGTACGAGGATCCTAGAGCCTGGTTAGCCATGGACATCAACAGGTTCTTGGCCATGAGGATGTCCGTGGTACGAGGTGGAATTCAGTTCAAGGTCAGTGAGGCTAGAGCTCCTGGAAGGGAGTTGTACGACGTTCAGGTGGCCTCCCTCTCTCCTAGGCCTGTGGAAATGGAGCTTGACCTGGAGTCCGTTCCAAGGGGGAGAGTTCTAAGCGAGACGGTTCCCCCTCTAGGTCCCTCAGCTCCCCTGAAGAGGCTTAGGCTAGGCGCTCTACCCCCTCCTGAGAGGGTAGTGGAGAAAGTCTTCCAGGAGAGGGACATGAAGGCAGGAAAGGCAATAGAGAGGTTATACAGTGACGGTATTCCCGTGGAGAGGATAGCCCGCCTTCTCAGCGTGGGTAACCTAGGTGTGGAGAGGAAGCTTGTCCCCACCAGGTGGAGTATTACGGCAGTGGACAAGACTCTGTCGGACCTCCTCGTGAGGAAGATCAAGGAGTACCCCTCAATTGACCAGATAGAGGTATACGTGAGGAAGTTCAGGCTTAACACCTTCGTGGCAATCCTGGTTCCTGGTGAGTGGGCATTTGAGTGGGGAGAGGCGTGGTTCCCATCAACGACGTGGAACATGTGGGGGAGCTCGCCTCAGGTAGAGGTTGACTACGAGGGATATTTTGGGAGGAGAACATATCCTGATATAGGTGGATGTTATTACTCCTCTAGGCTGGCCGTAGCTGAACACCTGGAAAGGAGGAGGAGACAGGCAATTCCGATCCTGTGGAGGGAGATCTATCCAGGTTTCTACTTCCCTGTTGGAGTGTGGTTCGTCAGAGAAAACGTCAGGGAATTGCTGAGGGGTGAGAGCGTGAAGTTCGACACACTGAGCGAAGCGTTGAAGTTCCTTGAGGGAGTACTCAAGGTCAGTCCTCACGAGTGGGCTAAACATTCTGGATTGATTCCCATGATAAGGTCGAGGTTATTCCCATGATAAAGGAGATAGAGGTGAAAAGTGCTCTCAGTAAGTCCGGTTTAAGGGAACTTGACTACTCCCTGAATCCATACCTTGGATGCAGGTTTTCCTGTACCTACTGTTATGCCAGGTACTTTTCTCCTAAAGAGGTTGGGGATAGGTGGGGAGAGGTAATTCTAGTGAAGAAAAACCTTTTGGAGGTCCTCAGGAAGGAGGTAAAGGTGAAGAGGAAAGGCGTCGTGGGGATCTCCACAGTAACGGACCCCTACCAACCAGTGGAGAAGGACTTTGAACTAACTAGGAAATCCCTGGAACTGCTTCTAGAAAACGGTTTCAGGGTTTCCATACAGACCAAGTCTCCTCTGGTGTTAAGGGACCTAGACATACTCACCAGGTATAGGGAAAGAGTTGACGTCGGAATGACCGTGACTACCATGAATCCTGAAGAGGCGAGGCAGGTTGAACCCTTGGCTCCTCTGCCTCAAGCTAGGATTGAGACCTTGAAAAGGTTGAAGGAGAGCGGAGTGCAAGTTTGGATGTTCCTAGGTCCTGTTATACCTGGACACAACTTCTTGGGAGTACTCGAGGAGGCAGGGAAGATCGGGGTTAGGGTGATATATGACGTCTTAAACTATTATCCAGGCCTCCCGTTTAGGCCTGTTCCAAGGAACACGTGGAAAGTACTTGAAGACCAGATCAGGAGGAGGTGCGAGGAGCTAAGAGTCCAGTGTCACTCGGAGCAAGAAGACTGGATATACGAAACAAAAAGAAGATATAACACGTTATTTTAGATATGATATGGAGATTTACTCTATATAGATTAGGTCCTCGTTTTAATAGGTGAAGATGATGTTACTTATTAGCATGTCTTAATCTTTCTACACGAATCATAATCGCTATGAAACTGGTTTCTAATATATTCCTAAAAAATCATATGTCTTTTAGTAAATTCTCCATAAGTCCATAGAGTAACGAGAAAATTAATTTATAATTTAGAGTATTTAATAATTTATAATTTAAATTAAATCTATAAAGTCTATTTAATGTAAAATGATATTAAGGTTCGATGTGCACAGAATATATGTTTGCATACCTGATCGTTTCTCCAACAACAATTGTGATAGGAGGATCTAATCCCATAGCAATTAAGTCCAGATCCCTCAACTTACCTATCTTCATTTTCTCTTCCTCCATGGAGCCCTTGGAGATCACAGCAACAGGCTCATCTTCAGATCTCGCCTTCAGAAGTTCTCCTTTTAGTTTACTGATTACTTTTCCACCCATAACAATAACTAATGTCCCCTTTCTAGGAATAGCGTTGAAGTCAACTAGGTTTCCGTCCTTGGATATAGCGGTTATCACGGTAAACAGTGGAGTATCTGGGGAAGTGAGCGGAATCCCTGCACCAGAGGCTA from Metallosphaera sedula DSM 5348 harbors:
- a CDS encoding Nre family DNA repair protein, with translation MYVDPHLCIACRGAKYLCGLSYCPVLVKNLSMKVKVGKFVEGDSPPSVFVGRFGYPKITVYPSTPPEFGDTSMYEDPRAWLAMDINRFLAMRMSVVRGGIQFKVSEARAPGRELYDVQVASLSPRPVEMELDLESVPRGRVLSETVPPLGPSAPLKRLRLGALPPPERVVEKVFQERDMKAGKAIERLYSDGIPVERIARLLSVGNLGVERKLVPTRWSITAVDKTLSDLLVRKIKEYPSIDQIEVYVRKFRLNTFVAILVPGEWAFEWGEAWFPSTTWNMWGSSPQVEVDYEGYFGRRTYPDIGGCYYSSRLAVAEHLERRRRQAIPILWREIYPGFYFPVGVWFVRENVRELLRGESVKFDTLSEALKFLEGVLKVSPHEWAKHSGLIPMIRSRLFP
- a CDS encoding SPL family radical SAM protein is translated as MIKEIEVKSALSKSGLRELDYSLNPYLGCRFSCTYCYARYFSPKEVGDRWGEVILVKKNLLEVLRKEVKVKRKGVVGISTVTDPYQPVEKDFELTRKSLELLLENGFRVSIQTKSPLVLRDLDILTRYRERVDVGMTVTTMNPEEARQVEPLAPLPQARIETLKRLKESGVQVWMFLGPVIPGHNFLGVLEEAGKIGVRVIYDVLNYYPGLPFRPVPRNTWKVLEDQIRRRCEELRVQCHSEQEDWIYETKRRYNTLF
- a CDS encoding uroporphyrinogen-III C-methyltransferase, yielding MKVYLIGAGPGNPDLLTLRGYRIAQSADIVLCDRLIPDEMCRSFRGISITTIDDVVQFVTEASKKGKTIAWLKNGDPLVFGGSIEICSELFKLGVSCEVVPGVSSSTGVASGAGIPLTSPDTPLFTVITAISKDGNLVDFNAIPRKGTLVIVMGGKVISKLKGELLKARSEDEPVAVISKGSMEEEKMKIGKLRDLDLIAMGLDPPITIVVGETIRYANIYSVHIEP